The Fusarium oxysporum Fo47 chromosome II, complete sequence genome includes a region encoding these proteins:
- a CDS encoding SWIRM domain-containing protein: MDDSATYGSPGNGASPNSNPILAQPPLQPESGAGDSEDIQMSEGLATESNIKQDSTTPAPARGDEEMNDAPADDAKTKEDGAAATDGQESKSKEVVESAARDHLIAQTHAIVLPSYSTWFDMNAIHEIERKAMAEFFNNRNRSKTPAVYKDYRDFMINTYRLNPVEYLTVTACRRNLAGDVCAIMRVHAFLEQWGLINYQVDAEQRPSHVGPPFTGHFKIICDTPRGLQAWQPSADPVVLEGKKSQDTDQKAAAAAPAKGEQNLEIGRNIYEANAKNTLISKTEGKTNGETPATNGATGADDATKAPIAKVHCHQCGNDCTRIYYHSNQTDANPKAKYDLCPNCFTEGRLPANHNSNMYVKMENPTYTSTLDRDAPWTDAEILRLLEGLERFDDDWGEIAEHVGTRTREECVLQFLQLDIEEKYLDSEAPISAPTGLSMLGPQQGQLPFSQVDNPVMSVVGFLASLADPASTAAAASKSAEELKRKLRKQLDGDKADDDSQANGDSKAKSDSMDIDLRQETTTTTTTTTTTTTKTNALASIPLASIGARAAGFASHEEREMTRLVSAASNVTLQKLELKLKYFDEMEAVLRAERRELERARQQLFLDRLTFRRRVREVQEGLKAAAAVGGEQGVRLAQEAMSEGDRLSFQAVPGAQAVPPPSSDGQIKSYEA, translated from the exons ATGGACGACTCTGCTACCTATGGCTCGCCCGGCAACGGTGCCTCGCCCAACAGCAACCCTATCCTCGCTCAGCCTCCCCTGCAGCCAGAGTCAGGTGCAGGCGACAGCGAAG ACATCCAGATGTCCGAGGGATTGGCTACTGAGTCAAACATCAAACAGGATAGTACAACTCCTGCGCCAG CTCGaggcgatgaggagatgaacGATGCGCCCGCTGATGATGCCAAGACGAAGGAGGATGGAGCGGCCGCTACAGATGGTCAAGAATCCAAGTCAAAGGAGGTTGTTGAGTCGGCTGCTCGCGACCATCTCATCGCGCAGACTCACGCGATTGTCCTTCCCAGCTACAGTACCTGGTTCGACATGAATGCTATTCACGAAATCGAGCGTAAAGCCATGGCCGAGTTTTTCAACAACCGTAACCGAAGCAAAACACCAGCTGTCTACAAGGATTACCGCGATTTCATGATAAACACATATCGCCTCAACCCTGTTGAATATCTGACAGTCACAGCCTGCCGCAGGAACTTGGCTGGTGATGTTTGCGCCATTATGCGCGTCCACGCCTTCTTGGAGCAATGGGGCTTGATCAACTATCAG GTTGACGCCGAGCAACGCCCATCACACGTTGGACCACCCTTCACTGGCCATTTCAAGATCATATGCGATACTCCCCGAGGCCTCCAGGCGTGGCAACCTTCTGCCGACCCTGTGGTTCTGGAAGGCAAGAAGAGCCAAGATACCGACCAaaaggctgctgctgccgctcCCGCTAAAGGGGAGCAGAACCTCGAAATTGGACGAAACATTTACGAGGCCAATGCTAAGAACACCCTCATTAGCAAGACTGAGGGCAAGACCAACGGTGAGACGCCAGCCACCAATGGCGCAACTGGTGCCGATGATGCCACCAAGGCCCCCATCGCCAAGGTCCATTGCCACCAGTGCGGCAATGATTGCACTCGGATATACTATCACAGCAACCAAACAGATGCCAACCCCAAGGCCAAATATGACCTTTGCCCTAACTGCTTCACTGAGGGTCGCCTGCCTGCCAACCATAACAGCAACATGTATGTGAAGATGGAGAACCCCACCTACACATCGACTTTGGACCGCGATGCTCCATGGACGGATGCCGAGATTCTGCGACTCCTTGAAGGCCTCGAGCGATTCGACGACGATTGGGGTGAGATTGCAGAGCATGTTGGTACCCGCACACGGGAAGAGTGTGTTCTCCAATTCCTTCAGCTGGACATTGAGGAGAAGTATTTGGACTCTGAGGCTCCCATCAGTGCCCCGACTGGCCTGTCTATGCTTGGCCCTCAACAAGGACAGCTTCCCTTCAGCCAAGTTGATAACCCTGTGATGTCTGTCGTCGGTTTCCTTGCTAGCTTGGCAGACCCAGCCAGTACGGCAGCGGCCGCAAGCAAATCTGCCGAAGAACTCAAGCGCAAGCTCCGCAAACAGCTCGACGGCGACAAAGCCGATGATGATTCCCAGGCCAACGGTGACAGCAAAGCCAAGAGTGATTCTATGGATATCGACCTCCGACAAGAGACCACGACGACTACAACCACAACTACGACAACCACCACAAAGACCAACGCGCTCGCATCCATTCCTCTAGCTTCGATAGGTGCTAGGGCTGCCGGATTTGCATCTCATGAAGAACGCGAGATGACTCGCCTGGTTTCCGCTGCCTCAAATGTGACACTACAAAAACTTGAATTGAAGCTCAAGTATTTCGACGAGATGGAGGCCGTCCTACGTGCGGAGCGACGAGAGCTTGAACGGGCAAGACAGCAACTGTTCCTCGATCGATTGACCTTCCGACGTAGAGTTCGAGAAGTACAGGAGGGCCTGAAGGCTGCCGCGGCTGTTGGAGGCGAACAAGGCGTACGACTTGCACAAGAAGCTATGAGCGAAGGAGACCGGTTGAGCTTCCAGGCTGTCCCAGGCGCGCAGGCCGTCCCACCTCCCAGCAGTGATGGCCAAATTAAGAGCTACGAGGCGTGA